In one window of Ruminococcus hominis DNA:
- the gdhA gene encoding NADP-specific glutamate dehydrogenase yields the protein MSYVDEVIELVVKKNPAEPEFHQAVKEVLESLRVVVEANEEKFRKDALLERLVEPERQIKFRVPWVDDKGQVQVNTGYRVQFNSAIGPYKGGLRLHPSVNLGIIKFLGFEQIFKNSLTGLPIGGGKGGSDFDPKGKSDREVMAFCQSFMTELCKYIGADTDVPAGDIGTGAREIGYMFGQYKRIRGLYEGVLTGKGLSYGGSLARTEATGYGLLYFTEEMLKLNGQDIAGKTVAVSGAGNVAIYATEKAQQLGAKVVTVSDSTGWVYDPDGIDVAALKEIKEVKRARLTEYKNYRPNSEYHEGRGVWNVKVDIALPCATQNELHLEDAKALVANGCIAVAEGANMPTTMEATEYLQEHGVLFAPGKASNAGGVATSALEMSQNSERLSWTFEEVDSKLKNIMVNICHNAADAAEKYGFKGNYVVGANIAGFEKVADAMTAQGIC from the coding sequence ATGTCATACGTAGATGAAGTCATTGAATTAGTAGTGAAAAAAAATCCAGCAGAACCTGAATTTCATCAGGCAGTAAAAGAGGTATTAGAGTCTCTTCGTGTAGTAGTAGAAGCAAATGAAGAAAAATTCCGTAAAGATGCTTTACTTGAAAGATTGGTTGAGCCAGAAAGACAGATTAAATTCCGCGTTCCATGGGTAGATGATAAAGGACAGGTACAGGTTAATACAGGATATCGTGTACAGTTTAATAGTGCTATTGGACCATACAAAGGAGGACTTCGTCTGCATCCATCTGTTAACCTTGGAATTATCAAATTCCTTGGATTTGAGCAGATCTTTAAAAACTCTTTGACAGGTCTTCCAATCGGTGGAGGTAAAGGTGGATCAGATTTCGATCCTAAGGGAAAATCAGACAGAGAAGTTATGGCGTTCTGCCAGAGCTTTATGACAGAGCTTTGCAAATATATCGGAGCTGATACAGATGTTCCAGCAGGAGATATCGGAACAGGTGCAAGAGAGATTGGTTATATGTTCGGACAGTACAAGAGAATCCGTGGACTGTATGAAGGTGTTCTGACAGGTAAAGGATTAAGCTATGGTGGATCTTTAGCTCGTACAGAGGCTACTGGATATGGTCTGTTATATTTCACAGAAGAGATGCTGAAATTAAACGGACAGGATATCGCAGGTAAGACAGTAGCAGTTTCTGGTGCTGGTAACGTAGCAATCTATGCAACAGAAAAGGCTCAGCAGCTTGGTGCTAAAGTTGTAACAGTAAGTGATTCTACAGGATGGGTATATGATCCAGACGGAATCGATGTTGCAGCACTGAAAGAAATCAAAGAAGTAAAACGTGCAAGACTTACAGAATATAAGAATTATCGTCCAAATTCAGAATATCATGAAGGAAGAGGCGTATGGAATGTCAAAGTAGATATTGCTCTTCCATGTGCTACACAGAATGAACTTCATCTTGAGGATGCAAAAGCACTTGTTGCTAATGGATGTATAGCTGTTGCAGAAGGTGCTAATATGCCTACAACAATGGAAGCTACAGAGTACTTACAGGAGCATGGAGTACTGTTTGCACCAGGTAAAGCATCTAATGCCGGTGGTGTTGCTACATCTGCACTTGAGATGTCACAGAACAGTGAGAGATTGAGCTGGACATTTGAAGAAGTAGATTCTAAACTGAAAAATATCATGGTTAATATTTGCCATAATGCAGCTGATGCAGCTGAAAAATACGGATTTAAAGGCAACTATGTTGTAGGTGCTAACATTGCCGGATTTGAGAAAGTTGCTGACGCTATGACAGCTCAGGGAATCTGCTAA